ttcattgttcaagctactgaactgtggaatgcactcccaataagcatacgacagtcaaggtcactagacatattcaaaaatgctgttaaagcccattatcttaaacaataaagacgacagtgattaactcttactcatatttaagtatgttttagtatatattagtttattattttttatatttattattattagtattttatgtgtgtaatcttgataagtattagtgtgtaattgttcgtaagtatgtatataataataatacatcccACCCttggtttcccttggttttcctaatcctaaggttgcctggaagagatcgctactaagcgataaggccgccctttgtatcctactttttacgtttatttttgttgtgtccattgtttttttttttttactatttgtagtttacaaataaagtgtataaataaataaaatctttcacACTTAACTACTTCTTGTAGGTGATAAAATTAAACCTACATAATAGTGACGTCTTCATTTCTAGTTATCCTTCATCACTAaccatcatcaaatcaaccgattgacgtccactgctgcgCATAGGTCTTTGGTAGAGCGTTTCAacccccaacgtccatcggttcttcgagctatgtgccccgcccattgccacttcagcatcgcgactcgttgagctatgccgGTATAAGTTATCCTcaacacagataaaatctagctaggataaCCAGTTAATCaaatcattatattatgtataattttgatgaacgaaataaactaaattacctattggattgtattattatttctgtatcGTCTTTGATCTGAATCGGGACTTTTAGTAAAAGATGCTAAAAACTAGACCATTTGgtcaatgtaaaaaatattgaagttcACCAAAAAGGAACAAGACTTCAGGCACAAAGGAAGCGAAGCTCCGCACTCCCTCCTCCTTGACAAGGAAGCAAAATTCCACGATGGCCAAAACGAAGCTTATCACGATGTACGCCAGCATGTACCAAAGGTAAATTTGTAACAATATCGCGCTCTCCTGAAATATGACAATATCTacgaagtaaataataatcaatctaatccgaAATCTTCAGATCAAATAATGAagttagtatgtagttattcttGTTGACATGGAAGAGTACCAAAACGAAAGCACcacaaaaaaactttaattctttttttttattccactacaagttacggagcgtccataaattacgtgaggttgttttttttttttaattttctgtaaaTCCCTCCCATtttggtgagatgtcgtgagattttattcaaccccaaccccaaatctcacgtgagattattcaaaatgtgggtttcttgcgtaaacgcgttggattgttattgtaaaaagaaaaaaataaatggtataaaaaaatatggtggTTAGACAGTCAGTAGATAGATTTATATTgtcgaagtatgaatgaaattcTTTTCTTTCAAACGAATTAGTGAATGATCTTAGTCGTATTACGattgcattaaaaattaaatttgcgtgatatttgccgagacacACCCCTCTCCAACGTAAgtttagatgagatttgacacGACCCCCTCCCAACCCTTTaaaatctcacgtattttatgaacgccccgttagcccatgactgcagtCATCATACCTGATGGCAAatgaggatgcagtctaaggtggcagcgggctaacatgttagggatcATGGCAGTTACAGTAAACATATACCCATTTACTCTAGGTACATCAGTATcctttatattaaacttttttaactttcaaTAACTTACAACAATAGATCCCAGAAGCAGAAGCACGTTAGCCATCTGAAACAACGTTATCAGCAGTTTTCGAAGAGTAATCAAATGTTCACGTGCTTCGACGCAACTAGCTTCGTCAGACTCATTCGGTAGCACATCAAATAAACACGCCATCTAGAAAACACAAgttggtaggtatatattttatatttttctttattcttctcaagaaaaggcaaaggtatgtCGCCGTAAAGCCATTGGTGGGTATAAGTACCCACATACCTTTTTtccttctggctttacacagattagccaatgtcaggtgtatttatttaaaaaaagataggGAAACAAAAACATCAGGTTTGAACTACTTAATCATTTGTATAGGAAAAGGATAGGTATTGATTCTACTTTGTAAGTacacaagctgttgcccgcgacttcgtctgcgttcaattttgttttttgatgtggcattcaatttagttctaAGAAatataagtattcagtatcgctaagccttaaatgaggggtttgctgctgcccgctgaggagttctgtcctctatctccaaccacagtttggacaaaattaaacaaatattataacctctatagtacaaaaataattatttaaatctgttataatttgtcggagttatggtgtaaaatcgtcaaacactttcatcccctctcccaaaggaaccgagcttaatgtcgggataaaaagtattctatattacttctaacactttgaagaatatgtgtacaaagtttcatgaggatcggtaaagtagttttcgcgtgaaagcgtaacaaacaaacttacattcacatttataatataaagtagggatagggataggtataATACGATTTATTCTATAGTTCGATATTATGTTTATCTAGAAAcaagaatacaattttataaacaatgTCATTGATATTTAATAAGCAAATTATAGAGATGGGAAATCGAATGTGTAACTATTCTTTTCGCTCTTATGGTTTGAGCGCGTTCAAAACGATCTTAATGTAAAgattccaaaaatataaaatagatattgaAAAAACCGTTCGTCTGCTGTCAACTTTGGATTGCaattttaggtacctacctattcgCCCTTTCTGTATCGCTCGTACTGAGTTGATTTTTGTGAATATGTCGTTGAGTTTCCTATTGTGTAACGCTATGGGACGTCACGATAAATGCAATATGGCGGGTATAAAAGACTATGAATTTTTCGTGCTAACCTAAAATTGCGTTACATAAAAGCTGAAAATAAGTAGTTAAGCACTACGTGTAAAcctagtattttttaaattccttataCGGATGCATCCTCCCCCACTCCAAAACATTAGAAACTATTCGCGGACTGAAAGGCGAAAGctatacaataaaatgtattatgagATCATATTTGTAGAGAATTTTATATGCTTcaagttttgtaataaaatgtcTTGGGACGCATAGAAATCTAGAACTTTGTATGTTCTCAAGATACACGAGAACCTTTCatatttgaaatttcaaatttaatataatacctttatatattttatataataaattttatatattaccagTTGTGCCTCGCGGTTCCACTCGCATTAATTTGAGGAAAAACCATAACCATTTCTTTCAAAAGCGTATTAGATACTTATGCTATTTCAGGTACATCACGCTATGATCAGTAAGAGTGGAACTATAGTAGACTTTCCCATCATGACGCCATGCAAAACCCCAAAACATATAATTTCACGTGCAGTGGAacaagaaagtaaaaaaacacatgtaggtacttataaaacaCATGCAAAgcaaaaaatcaagtaaaaaaaaaactaaaagtagaAAACCagagaaagtaaaaaaaatatgcagctGGCTTATATTTTGCAAGATTGACTCTACAATGCTTCCCACCACGTAGAGCTACTCCTAGTTGAATAGAAGGAAAATACGTTGCTGTACCGTGCACAACATGCACGGGACAGATCGCGTCGAGCTTATTTTCgcgtaatgtaaataaatgtaccttGTAAGTTGTAGTGTATAAACCTACCCAAGCCGCGTCGATGGTTGATGTATGGTATCCTTactaagtaattataattataaatccgaaattgtgtttgtttctttgacAACCAACTAACTTGATTataggcatagagttagttgaaaggacggagagtaacgtagACTAGTTTTTCCCcaaggaaaacaaatggtttccacgggatttatttaaaacagtGACAAACGTGGGCAAAGAACGCAGGCAATACGTTTCTCCATAAATTTGTTTCGGTCACTATACACTTCGCTGGTCGTGTCGCGCGTCCTGTGGGCTGTGGCTAGCGTGAAAGGATACTTACAAGACTTGTTATAGATATCAGAACAGCCGTGCTCTTTGGCGATAAGCAACAGCAAGATTTGTCGTCACATAAAGTTAACAGTTTTACGCTTTCCATAAGAGGTTATTAAGACCAACGCTTAAAGTATGAGAGAATATTCCCTCCTGtgtcacaattttattaaatttttatttacttcaatcTATTTATATCAAAGTAAGGTTGACTTTGATATCTGACATTgacttgaaatttataatactcTTGAGGTGTAGTCACACGGGTTTTTTTTTGAGCATCAATCACCTAACAAACTTCGTCAGAAGAAAAACCTTATCAAGTCCAGGGTGGTAAGATCAGATTATTGATAGTGTTGTATTTGCCTAGTTTACCTAATCATCTCTATAGCCACCAATAAGGTCTCGTGAATAATTGATGCTGGCAGCACGTTCAAACGGAGTGTTATACTTTCcaatatgttatttattgaaaaactaaaatcataTACCTGCCAATTTAGTTTGGTCTAGAGAGTCGTGTACAACAGAAGAATAATGTACTGGTGTCAATTATGATTAAATACCtaaattaagtacctaatctGGACGCTAAATCtgctatttaaattattgcgtGCCATTTTTTTACACATGAAATAAAATGGTCGGCAAAAGGAAGTAATAACGTTAAACCatttaacaatacatttttttagtaattattgtCGGGTATCATCACCCACTGGCCCACTTTATCGCCAGAACAGTAAATTTCTGGCGTCAAGTAGCATTGCTGGGTTCCGGACCCAGCATGGCAACAGTACCAACTTCAACCGACGCGCTGTCGTAAAAAGCTCTGCTCCTACCTCGTTTGTAGGTAAGTATGTCTGTTAGTGCATACcctttaaagttatatttacttttagttTTCTACAATGAATTATTTAGGAGAAAAACCTGCCAGTTGCAACCCTTCTTTGACTATTTTTTGCGCATTATATTTTAAggatagaaaatattttttgattaatttactAAGTATTTCTTTAATACTTTTTGTCATTAATCGACCACTGAGACacgattggtttttttttaatccactacaagtttagtccttgactgtaatctcacctgttgaTAAGTGCAAACATTTCTGCTGATAAATTcgtagcagcacgtctttgtcgttaaggtggtaactagccatggccgaagcctcccattagAAATATTAATCATTGCAATAGCACGAGCCACGATCTCTTCGTAAGTGTATCCCATTAAATTGATATTGACTTAACTCAGTATTGCCCTTTATCTGAGCCCTGAATGGATTAATTACAAGTGACCAGTGTAAGTGCACCGTTACTCTACGATAGAGTAACTACGTCACGGACCTCCATTACCGAGGTCAGTGAACTCTCGGTAAAAG
Above is a genomic segment from Pararge aegeria chromosome 23, ilParAegt1.1, whole genome shotgun sequence containing:
- the LOC120634315 gene encoding uncharacterized protein LOC120634315; protein product: MESVKLLTLCDDKSCCCLSPKSTAVLISITSLMACLFDVLPNESDEASCVEAREHLITLRKLLITLFQMANVLLLLGSIVESAILLQIYLWYMLAYIVISFVLAIVEFCFLVKEEGVRSFASFVPEVLFLFVIFRCLPLVDVYRRRLEAIEESY